A section of the Malania oleifera isolate guangnan ecotype guangnan chromosome 2, ASM2987363v1, whole genome shotgun sequence genome encodes:
- the LOC131149492 gene encoding uncharacterized protein LOC131149492 isoform X2, which yields MAPRTRSRQGSAVKRKSRRISALKSRAKNPKAAARARPKLEMAAQSAHSSTQDLVSTCVESKLEHCMASSCATPAQQSCSKTRLQAQGNAGSAGSGSTKKVRGLTRGVKYAKKLQSGENSHAEIQLEAGRIVGENSQEFVTKLGIVVRNNAPLQVKKWGQIPKESKAKLWDVAQVELKLIDNEVNRIYVMEQMQRQYRNWRSELYRKHYLKYNTDEERLQNIPPYRSEADWQYLVTYFGSDEYKAISERNKKNRAKQDIVHIAGSKSFARMRYENQNKETGAKPSQMEMWQKTHQRKDGSWANQQSSDVWLQMKQYSTQTCEQKTPLTEDEILVRVLGVEKSRYLRRRGVSAEPSNTVVARETEEAIQSYRRVADEARKETEDVKRKLEDMEGTINSRIQAEVQKQMSAFFKRLEMQGTGVQFPLSQPLQLEPSSPSQ from the exons AAATGGCTGCCCAAAGTGCGCATAGTAGCACACAGGATTTGGTTTCTACATGTGTGGAGTCAAAATTGGAGCACTGCATGGCATCTTCATGTGCCACACCTGCACAACAATCATGTTCAAAAACTCGGTTACAAGCTCAAGGAAATGCTGGTAGTGCAG GTTCTGGATCGACCAAGAAGGTGCGTGGGCTTACTCGTGGTGTAAAATATGCTAAGAAGTTGCAGTCTGGGGAGAATTCTCATGCTGAGATACAACTAGAGGCTGGACGCATAGTCGGTGAAAATTCACAAGAGTTTGTGACTAAGCTTGGAATAGTGGTTAGGAACAATGCACCATTGCAGGTGAAAAAGTGGGGCCAAATTCCAAAAGAAAGTAAGGCCAAATTGTGGGACGTTGCACAG GTGGAGCTCAAGTTAATAGATAATGAAGTTAATCGAATATATGTCATGGAGCAAATGCAACGGCAATATAGGAATTGGCGGAGTGAATTGTACAGAAAACACTATTTGAAGTACAACACTGATGAGGAGAGGTTGCAGAACATCCCACCATATAGATCAGAGGCTGATTGGCAATATCTTGTCACCTATTTTGGCTCAGATGAGTATAAG GCAATTAGTGAGAGAAACAAGAAGAATCGTGCAAAGCAGGACATTGTGCACATAGCTGGTTCAAAGAGTTTTGCACGAATGCGCTATGAGAAT CAAAACAAAGAGACGGGTGCTAAGCCCAGCCAAATGGAGATGTGGCAAAAAACACACCAAAGGAAGGACGGATCTTGGGCCAATCAACAATCATCAGATGTTTGG TTACAAATGAAGCAATATTCTACTCAAACATGTGAGCAAAAGACACCTTTGACTGAGGATGAGATCCTTGTACGTGTACTTGGTGTGGAAAAATCACGATATCTACGTCGACGTGGGGTAAGTGCAGAGCCAAGTAATACTGTAGTTGCTAGGGAGACGGAGGAAGCAATTCAAAGTTACCGCAGGGTGGCAGATGAGGCACGCAAGGAAACTGAAGATGTGAAGAGGAAACTTGAGGACATGGAGGGCACGATAAACTCTAGGATCCAAGCTGAGGTGCAGAAGCAAATGTCTgcattttttaaaagattggaAATGCAGGGGACTGGTGTTCAGTTTCCTTTGTCTCAGCCTTTGCAATTGGAGCCTTCTTCCCCGTCTCAGTAG